A region of Porites lutea chromosome 13, jaPorLute2.1, whole genome shotgun sequence DNA encodes the following proteins:
- the LOC140922469 gene encoding uncharacterized protein: protein MATGSSLSAADEALSATDENANFQRLTRLLMRGGLALLREVFDSIHPPANLPAVLSNPVMKTQLQTLRRNKVLTHPEWNCLYNPSGPGTYGKSTDFDISLLCKLLRAICSLTPPAIGWDILPNSTDHSLEADLVRIKFYRNKIYGHNHSMEISNADFENLWMEISEALLRIARSISSARRDEWKNSMEKFFHEPLTPDAKECVDELRLWFLVDMDTKDKLQNLDKKMEEMQIKQEQMKIEQEQKHMEILIFLESRLNASGSAVSSSAQVEGDQLPFERLETSISIPPEQSSAEGTTGLSTLTELQASQQNIPVVLDFWYVVYSFKRPLELLIRYLKIKLGVDVQSSRLGSLVITVSCSSLEVLEALWNEYRTGRLNEVVQDTLVTRQVLEKLDLSEVKLRTIISEEDYLSYKGFLNYRQGKPETKTSQEPAVFASKLPAEICSSVSDVHVAEGCLFSGSSRNSCKKYKIGKIIIQKISACKNLVV, encoded by the exons ATGGCTACGGGTTCATCACTATCAGCGGCAGATGAAGCGTTAAGTGCAACAgatgaaaatgcaaattttcagCGTTTGACACGACTTCTGATGCGTGGAGGTCTCGCACTTTTGAGGGAGGTGTTTGACAGTATCCATCCACCAGCCAACCTTCCAGCTGTGCTTAGTAACCCTGTAATGAAGACGCAGCTCCAAACTCTTAGAAGAAACAAAGTCCTTACCCACCCCGAATGGAACTGCCTTTACAACCCAAGTGGGCCAGGAACGTATGGAAAGTCGACTGATTTTGATATCAGCTTACTTTGTAAATTGCTTCGAGCAATATGCAGCCTCACTCCTCCTGCAATTGGATGGGACATTTTGCCTAACAGCACTGATCACAGTCTTGAGGCAGACTTAGTTAGAATTAAATTTTACCGTAACAAAATTTATGGTCACAACCACAGTATGGAGATATCAAATGCTGATTTTGAGAATCTTTGGATGGAAATCAGTGAGGCTCTACTGAGAATTGCTCGCAGCATAAGTAGTGCAAGGAGGGATGAGTGGAAgaattccatggaaaagttTTTCCACGAACCACTTACACCAGACGCAAAGGAATGTGTTGATGAACTTCGATTGTGGTTCTTAGTGGACATGGATACCAAAGATAAGCTCCAAAATCTAGATAAGAAGATGGAAGAGATGCAAATTAAACAAGAACAAATGAAAAttgaacaagaacaaaaacacaTGGAAATTCTCATTTTCCTTGAAAGTCGGCTTAATGCAAGTGGGTCAGCTGTTAGTTCATCCGCACAAGTGGAAGGCGACCAATTGCCATTTGAACGTCTGGAGACAAGTATATCTATACCCCCAGAGCAGTCATCAGCAGAAGGTACTACTGGCCTATCCACACTAACGGAACTGCAAGCAAGTCAGCAAAATATTCCAGTAGTTCTTGATTTCTGGTATGTTGTTTATTCATTCAAGAGGCCATTAGAGCTCTTGATCAGATACCTGAAAATAAAGCTTGGAGTTGACGTTCAAAGCTCCAGACTAGGAAGCTTGGTCATAACAGTGTCGTGCAGTTCTTTAGAAGTTCTTGAGGCATTGTGGAACGAATATCGTACTGGCCGTCTTAACGAAGTGGTTCAAGATACTCTTGTAACCAGACAGGTTCTGGAAAAACTTGACCTCAGTGAGGTAAAACTGAGAACTATTATTTCAGAGGAAGACTACTTGTCGTACAAAGGTTTCTTGAACTACAGACAAG GTAAACCCGAAACGAAAACTTCCCAAGAACCAGCCGTTTTCGCCTCTAAGCTTCCTGCAG AAATATGTTCTAGTGTTTCCGATGTACATGTTGCAGAGGGTTGCCTATTTTCTGGCAGTAGCAGGAATAGTTGTAAGAAGTACAAGATTGGGAAGATTATCATTCAGAAAATATCTGCATGCAAGAATCTAGTGGTTTAA
- the LOC140922470 gene encoding uncharacterized protein: MSKVSQVGSTIKEKVLGARSWETKPVTRSLLRGLAVDLGTKWRELGKILGLANSLLNYFDMQDLSLSDKGNAMLGEWKRLNGDDATMEVLQEALTKIDMGHLMENVAGKTVSTPSRTEPTTAEFLAGPTHGKPSQVVKGDYFARSGYVFIINNDPIAMTTNDPLELESTEKMVFVEKFGFTTREDIYLTTSDMLKALTDTAQRDFYNNDCFCCIIRSTGTEHGICGTDDKLIDIKTITSLFTSDKCPSLHGKPKIFVLIPKKFEYRSRVFTPLWGYKQFGAKRILRNLVISEKDFLVWNRFGEVPSSPSYGHNVHMFGRDWLDCLSSGMHLREAIAAATVGTVEPPSLLSTLETNVFFLMETIPGL; this comes from the exons ATGAGCAAAGTGAGCCAGGTCGGTTCAA CTATAAAGGAGAAGGTGCTCGGCGCTCGCAGTTGGGAGACTAAACCTGTTACTCGCTCATTACTACGTGGCCTTGCAGTAGATCTTGGCACAAAATGGAGGGAGCTCGGGAAAATTCTTGGACTTGCTAACTCACTACTTAACTATTTTGATATGCAAGACCTGAGTCTAAGTGATAAAGGAAATGCGATGCTCGGTGAGTGGAAGAGATTAAATGGCGACGATGCCACGATGGAAGTCTTACAAGAAGCCCTGACGAAAATAGATATGGGTCATTTGATGGAAAACGTTGCAG GTAAAACAGTATCGACGCCATCCAGGACAGAACCAACAACGGCTGAGTTTTTGGCAG GACCAACCCATGGAAAGCCCAGCCAGGTGGTCAAAGGTGATTACTTTGCGAGGTCTGGATATGTCTTTATAATAAACAACGATCCCATTGCCATGACCACTAATGATCCGTTGGAATTAGAAAGCACTGAAAAAATGGTTTTCGTAGAGAAATTCGGCTTTACGACCAGAGAAGATATTTACCTGACTACAAGTGACATGTTAAAGGCACTAACAGACACGGCACAAAGAGATTTTTACAATAACGACTGTTTTTGCTGCATCATCCGGAGCACTGGAACCGAACATGGAATATGTGGAACTGATGACAAGCTCATTGACATCAAGACAATCACATCGCTTTTCACAAGCGATAAATGCCCCTCTCTTCATGGCAAGCCAAAAATATTCGTGTTAATACCTAAGAAGTTTGAATACCGATCACGTGTTTTTACCCCCTTGTGGGGTTATAAACAGTTTGGGGCGAAGAGAATACTGCGGAATCTTGTTATTTCTGAAAAAGATTTTCTGGTATGGAACCGTTTTGGCGAGGTACCGTCGTCCCCTTCCTATGGGCACAATGTTCATATGTTTGGTCGTGACTGGCTGGATTGCCTATCAAGCGGAATGCACCTAAGGGAAGCGATAGCAGCCGCAACGGTTGGTACTGTAGAACCTCCATCGCTGCTCAGCACATTGGAAAcgaatgtgttttttttaatggaaacgATTCCTGGACTGTAG